Proteins encoded together in one Piliocolobus tephrosceles isolate RC106 chromosome 15, ASM277652v3, whole genome shotgun sequence window:
- the RNASEH1 gene encoding ribonuclease H1, which produces MSWLVFVAHRVALAAVSCRCGSRGFGMFYAVRRGRKTGVFLTWNECKAQVDRFPAARFKKFATEDEAWTFVRKSASPDVSEGQENQHGRELQTKASKRLREPLVGDGDESAERYAKFMKPSLEPAPPVSRDTFSYMGDFVVVYTDGCCSSNGRRRPRAGIGVYWGPGHPLNVGIRLPGRQTNQRAEIHAACKAIEQAKAQSISKLVLYTDSMFTINGITNWVQSWKENGWKTSAGKEVINKEDFVALERLTQGMDIQWMHVPGHSGFIGNEEADRLARQGAKQSED; this is translated from the exons ATGAGCTGGCTTGTGTTCGTGGCCCACAGAGTCGCCTTGGCCGCCGTGTCCTGCCGTTGCGGCTCTCGCGGGTTCGGGATGTTCTATGCCGTGAGGAGGGGCCGCAAGACCGGGGTCTTTCTGACCTG GAATGAGTGCAAAGCACAGGTGGACCGGTTTCCTGCTGCCAGATTTAAGAAGTTTGCCACAGAGGATGAGGCCTGGACCTTTGTCAGGAAATCTGCAAGCCCGGATGTTTCAGAAG GGCAGGAAAATCAACATGGACGAGAATTGCAGACAAAAGCCAGCAAGCGACTTCGTGAGCCACTGGTTGGAGATGGAGATGAAAGTGCAGAGCGGTATGCAAAGTTCATGAAGCCGAGCCTGGAGCCGGCGCCTCCAGTTAGCAGAGACACGTTTTCCTACATGG GAGACTTTGTTGTCGTCTACACTGATGGCTGCTGCTCCAGTAATGGGCGTAGAAGGCCTCGAGCGGGAATCGGCGTTTACTGGGGGCCGGGCCATCCTTT AAATGTAGGCATTAGACTTCCTGGGCGACAGACAAACCAAAGAGCAGAAATTCAT GCAGCCTGCAAAGCCATTGAACAAGCAAAGGCTCAAAGCATCAGTAAACTGGTTCTGTATACAGACAGCATGTTTACTATAAACG GTATAACTAACTGGGTTCAAAGTTGGAAGGAAAATGGGTGGAAGACAAGTGCAGGGAAGGAGGTGATCAACAAGGAGGACTTTGTGGCACTGGAGAGGCTCACCCAGGGGATGGACATTCAGTGG ATGCACGTTCCTGGTCATTCGGGATTTATAGGCAATGAAGAAGCGGATAGATTAGCCAGACAAGGAGCTAAACAATCGGAAGACTGA